From Weissella confusa, a single genomic window includes:
- a CDS encoding glucose 1-dehydrogenase produces the protein MVDRLKGKVAIVTGGTTGLGKAIAQRFIDEGAKVVITGRRANVGEATAAELGGDDVIRFQQHDSADEQGWKDLIAYTEEAFGPLNVLVNNAGIGATNDIEHDTFEAYRELMSINADGMYLGTQYGFRAMKDHGGGSIINMSSILGLVGDTMTASYNASKGAVRLFSKSAAVYAAQNDLNIRVNTVHPGYIATPMTDGSGEGDSVAPYVTQRLKTPMGRMGEPDDIAWICVYLASDESKFATGAEFVIDGGYTAQ, from the coding sequence ATGGTAGATCGTTTGAAGGGCAAGGTTGCTATCGTTACTGGTGGAACAACTGGTTTGGGAAAGGCTATTGCACAACGCTTTATTGATGAAGGCGCAAAGGTTGTCATCACAGGACGTCGTGCAAACGTCGGTGAAGCAACGGCTGCTGAGCTTGGTGGGGATGATGTGATTCGTTTCCAACAACATGATTCAGCTGATGAGCAAGGTTGGAAGGACTTGATTGCTTATACTGAAGAAGCGTTTGGACCACTAAATGTGTTGGTAAACAACGCCGGAATTGGCGCAACGAACGATATCGAGCACGACACGTTCGAAGCTTACCGCGAGTTGATGAGCATCAACGCTGACGGTATGTACTTGGGTACGCAATACGGCTTCCGTGCCATGAAGGATCATGGTGGTGGATCAATCATCAACATGTCATCAATCCTTGGCTTGGTTGGTGATACGATGACAGCTTCATACAACGCATCAAAGGGTGCCGTGCGTTTGTTCTCAAAGTCAGCCGCTGTCTATGCAGCACAAAACGACTTGAACATTCGTGTTAACACAGTGCACCCTGGTTACATCGCAACGCCAATGACTGATGGATCAGGTGAGGGTGACTCAGTTGCACCATACGTTACGCAACGTTTGAAGACACCAATGGGACGCATGGGTGAGCCAGATGACATCGCTTGGATCTGCGTATACTTGGCATCAGACGAATCAAAGTTCGCCACTGGTGCAGAGTTCGTTATCGACGGTGGATACACAGCTCAATAA
- a CDS encoding Rha family transcriptional regulator, with protein sequence MEDLVMYGTPAEGVYTTSEIVARYTGVSVEHVRQLTDKHKGQLERFGILGFENSKLDGRGRPHKIWHYNEQQATLLITFMRNTDAVVEFKSNLVAAFYSQREELTHKTIALSNIKPVNKSLSEVVHDSWPDNPHMYSTIHNLALKVVTGKNAKQLKAEFGVSDAKDALAAEQVSDLEHVREAIKALLLIGKSYEEVKEALA encoded by the coding sequence ATGGAAGATTTAGTAATGTACGGCACACCAGCCGAAGGTGTTTATACAACAAGTGAAATTGTGGCGAGGTATACGGGTGTATCTGTTGAACACGTCCGACAACTTACGGACAAGCACAAGGGTCAACTAGAACGATTTGGAATTTTGGGTTTTGAAAACTCAAAATTAGACGGACGAGGACGACCACACAAGATTTGGCACTACAACGAGCAACAAGCAACGTTGCTTATTACGTTCATGCGGAACACGGATGCGGTGGTTGAGTTCAAAAGTAATTTAGTTGCCGCGTTCTATTCACAGCGTGAGGAACTAACACATAAGACAATTGCCCTTTCCAACATTAAGCCAGTGAATAAGTCACTTAGTGAAGTGGTCCATGATAGTTGGCCAGATAACCCGCATATGTACTCAACGATCCATAACTTAGCGTTGAAAGTTGTCACGGGTAAGAATGCTAAGCAACTTAAAGCAGAGTTTGGTGTATCAGACGCTAAAGACGCGCTAGCAGCGGAACAAGTATCAGACCTAGAGCATGTTAGAGAAGCTATTAAAGCATTGTTGCTAATTGGTAAGAGTTACGAGGAAGTTAAGGAAGCACTAGCATGA
- a CDS encoding helix-turn-helix domain-containing protein encodes MTELEIAAKKTKEKFDIARIKSGLGYKDVAAMLNVKPQQFSRALTGTQPRDIQIQKAAARIYNIEI; translated from the coding sequence ATGACAGAACTAGAAATTGCAGCAAAGAAGACTAAGGAAAAATTTGATATTGCACGTATTAAAAGTGGCTTGGGGTACAAAGATGTGGCAGCAATGCTAAACGTTAAGCCGCAACAATTCTCAAGGGCTTTAACAGGAACGCAACCGCGTGATATTCAAATTCAAAAGGCAGCAGCACGTATTTATAACATCGAAATTTAA
- a CDS encoding helix-turn-helix domain-containing protein, whose product MNATSIPDIESLVAALDRLTAAVTAPEKSPWLSKIKAYNYLDVSPKTFQKLIDKGVIKPHSLFEFGVARELFNQSELDEAIKRL is encoded by the coding sequence ATGAATGCTACCAGTATACCAGATATTGAAAGCTTAGTGGCGGCGCTAGACCGGCTAACCGCAGCAGTCACGGCGCCAGAGAAAAGCCCATGGTTATCTAAGATTAAGGCTTATAACTATTTGGATGTGTCGCCTAAGACCTTTCAAAAATTGATAGATAAAGGCGTGATTAAGCCACATTCATTGTTTGAATTTGGAGTAGCACGGGAATTATTTAATCAATCGGAATTAGATGAAGCCATAAAGCGATTATAA
- a CDS encoding ArpU family phage packaging/lysis transcriptional regulator — translation MGSTTLSIDEKMTVKRVRAFFTDDLPKLQLLAHVRLSSVNLDAMPVHRSNENTAVDKMTRQVQARMCLDDMVEALSALPDMERKVIILKYIEGLQWFVISDRLHLSVRRLQEVMQQALNDFGIAYAGTLDLLDEGE, via the coding sequence ATGGGAAGTACAACATTATCTATTGATGAAAAGATGACGGTTAAGAGAGTACGTGCATTCTTTACGGATGATTTACCAAAACTGCAACTACTAGCACACGTTAGATTGTCTAGTGTGAATTTAGATGCAATGCCAGTGCATCGTAGTAATGAAAATACGGCAGTAGACAAGATGACCCGGCAAGTGCAAGCACGGATGTGTCTTGATGATATGGTTGAGGCGTTAAGTGCGTTACCTGATATGGAACGGAAAGTGATTATATTGAAGTACATAGAAGGGCTACAATGGTTTGTTATTAGCGACCGTCTGCATTTAAGCGTGAGAAGGTTACAAGAGGTTATGCAGCAAGCGCTGAATGATTTTGGGATAGCTTATGCGGGAACGTTGGACTTGTTAGATGAAGGTGAGTAG
- a CDS encoding SseB family protein, whose protein sequence is MERVFLNINQTNRELNRKIKQYLKQQTVRGQVRDLRVLARALADVTLLVPVAVSDSDRRTSSSGYTYVIGTPDVQRQQGYTVRDDGRYLVLYTDLAKSRAGHREPNTMQVQMPYVLQKLAHAKNLAGIILNPGTDDVVLPKTLLAEELDGSDTGAVTGTVADDLPIQALEQVAPPVGIVAVGLRVNELSRLNEELETYRAKTERRIDRYARQTWNFVAVIVLVTLALLAVPALGRRGLLPTLILIVLAVIVGRIIPVSSTTRQKAKIRVYEKERALVRMIALEDEIARLSFDEDATQQLDDSADYGTDDLDYINQDVRNTNLVRLFHYYNAATEPDEKEYLLGEIDKQFKKALFVQPIFSEGHVIERDVLGRPYIADDETWVNEFIGDGEGNLYLHLYLKTRDAIKDGREILTIRRSDWISYMMRVNPNLVGVAFDITGGQLVLSREELDQLHYEPNYNRKVPTSYFMPGDLDAFKKPE, encoded by the coding sequence ATGGAACGCGTCTTTTTAAATATTAACCAGACGAATCGAGAATTAAATCGCAAAATTAAGCAGTATCTCAAGCAGCAAACGGTCCGTGGGCAGGTGCGCGATTTGCGCGTGCTAGCCCGTGCGCTGGCCGACGTGACGTTGTTGGTACCAGTCGCAGTGAGCGATAGCGACCGACGAACCTCATCTTCAGGGTATACCTATGTGATTGGAACCCCAGACGTGCAACGGCAACAAGGTTATACCGTACGTGATGACGGTCGTTATTTGGTGCTGTATACGGATTTGGCTAAAAGTCGTGCGGGTCATCGTGAACCCAATACGATGCAAGTTCAGATGCCGTATGTTTTGCAGAAGTTGGCCCATGCTAAAAATCTAGCGGGCATTATTTTGAATCCGGGCACGGATGATGTTGTTTTGCCAAAAACGTTGTTGGCAGAGGAATTAGACGGTAGTGACACGGGTGCCGTAACTGGAACCGTGGCGGATGACTTACCAATTCAAGCACTAGAACAAGTCGCGCCACCGGTTGGTATTGTAGCGGTTGGACTGCGTGTGAATGAGCTAAGCCGTTTAAATGAAGAGTTGGAAACTTATCGTGCGAAAACGGAACGTCGTATTGATCGCTATGCCCGTCAGACATGGAACTTTGTGGCGGTGATTGTACTGGTGACATTGGCCTTACTGGCTGTTCCTGCACTGGGTAGGCGCGGATTGCTACCGACACTTATCTTGATTGTCTTGGCAGTGATTGTCGGACGAATCATCCCCGTCAGTTCGACAACCCGACAAAAGGCCAAAATCCGGGTTTACGAAAAAGAACGTGCGTTGGTGCGTATGATTGCCCTAGAAGATGAAATTGCACGATTGTCGTTTGATGAAGACGCTACTCAACAACTAGATGATTCGGCCGATTATGGCACCGATGATCTGGATTACATTAATCAAGATGTGCGCAACACAAATTTGGTGCGGTTGTTCCATTATTACAACGCTGCAACTGAGCCGGATGAAAAGGAATATCTGCTTGGTGAAATTGATAAGCAGTTCAAGAAGGCGTTGTTTGTGCAACCTATATTTTCTGAGGGTCACGTCATTGAACGAGATGTTCTAGGACGACCATATATAGCTGACGACGAGACTTGGGTTAACGAGTTTATAGGTGATGGTGAAGGTAATTTATACTTACACCTGTACTTAAAAACAAGAGATGCGATTAAGGATGGCCGGGAAATTTTGACGATACGTCGTTCCGATTGGATTTCGTATATGATGAGAGTAAATCCGAACTTGGTGGGGGTTGCATTCGATATTACAGGCGGGCAACTTGTACTTAGCCGCGAAGAACTAGATCAGTTGCATTACGAGCCAAATTACAATCGTAAGGTGCCAACATCGTACTTCATGCCTGGCGACCTTGATGCATTTAAGAAGCCGGAGTAA
- a CDS encoding (S)-acetoin forming diacetyl reductase, producing the protein MADVAFITGAGQGIGEAIAKRLADDGFKVAVVGRTLSKVERVANEINAVHPDAALAVAADVAKRDDVFAGVQKTVDHFGDLTVVINNAGVAPTTPIMEVDEETMRWTFDTNINGTVWGTQAAVEAFKKAGHGGKIINATSQAGVEGNPDLTVYGASKFAIRGITQTTAKELAPLGITVNAFAPGIVKTPMMFDIAHEVGQNAGKDDDWGMAQFSDGIALGRLSEPEEVASAVAFLAGKDSNYMTGQTLVVDGGIVFH; encoded by the coding sequence ATGGCTGATGTTGCATTTATCACGGGAGCAGGACAAGGAATCGGTGAGGCAATTGCTAAGCGTTTGGCAGACGATGGCTTCAAGGTTGCGGTAGTGGGTCGCACTTTGTCGAAGGTAGAACGCGTTGCGAATGAGATTAACGCTGTTCACCCAGACGCCGCTTTGGCAGTTGCTGCGGATGTAGCAAAGCGCGATGACGTATTTGCTGGTGTACAAAAGACAGTTGATCATTTTGGGGACTTAACAGTTGTGATTAACAATGCCGGTGTTGCACCAACAACGCCAATCATGGAAGTTGACGAAGAGACAATGCGCTGGACGTTTGATACAAATATCAACGGTACAGTGTGGGGAACGCAAGCTGCGGTGGAAGCCTTTAAGAAGGCTGGTCACGGGGGTAAGATTATTAACGCCACATCACAAGCTGGTGTGGAAGGAAATCCAGATTTGACGGTTTATGGTGCATCAAAGTTTGCTATCCGTGGTATTACGCAAACGACGGCCAAGGAATTGGCACCATTGGGTATCACGGTTAACGCCTTTGCACCTGGAATCGTTAAGACGCCAATGATGTTTGATATTGCCCATGAAGTTGGTCAAAACGCAGGTAAGGATGACGATTGGGGAATGGCACAATTCTCTGATGGTATCGCTTTGGGTCGCTTGTCAGAACCAGAAGAAGTCGCATCAGCGGTTGCTTTCTTGGCTGGTAAGGATTCAAACTACATGACGGGTCAAACATTGGTTGTCGACGGAGGAATTGTGTTCCACTAG
- a CDS encoding HTH domain-containing protein, with the protein MSEETLTEQLEQLVAMLPEGAEKPVSISEIATRLNTNKRTITAWVAFLINHKGVPIGSRRSAPSGYYLITSDEERNNAIAPLTAQALEELKRAEKLRSIDLHTWRNNFNDNKKSNHRRSVEHA; encoded by the coding sequence ATGAGTGAAGAAACATTAACGGAACAGCTTGAGCAGTTGGTGGCAATGTTGCCAGAAGGCGCAGAGAAGCCCGTAAGCATCTCTGAAATTGCGACACGCCTAAATACCAACAAACGTACAATCACGGCATGGGTGGCGTTCCTGATTAATCATAAGGGTGTACCAATTGGTAGCCGACGCAGTGCGCCGAGTGGGTACTACCTGATTACCAGTGATGAAGAACGAAACAATGCGATTGCCCCACTCACGGCCCAAGCATTGGAGGAGTTGAAGCGTGCTGAAAAGTTGCGGTCAATTGACTTGCATACGTGGCGTAATAATTTCAACGACAACAAAAAAAGCAACCACAGGCGTTCCGTTGAACACGCGTAG
- a CDS encoding tyrosine-type recombinase/integrase: MSIRKQNNKTYTVRISYSDSDGKRREKKKNGLASLTLAKKWERKALDEIDQLKEHQAKQKKRVLLRDAYEMWLVTYKLKVADTTLNKTTRFMNNHVLTDQWFKDSYVDEITPTILQQFVNELSTIVQSYNKNLMPFKRTIEQCVVMDLIEINPFDKIIKPKSKPSPMYTDRLDFYTVEQLNHFLSSAEQLYGTDDNRYRIYTLFRLLAFTGMRRGELLALTWSDIDYKNSLIHVTKNLVTSAGVKDKIHPPKTKAGKRDVKIDNNTLSVLRHWQSIQARLTLSSGLQSTGIVFTNDDLTGYQNVNKLRLWLIQIAKAAGMPRIKVHGFRHTYATLAIQAGMNVKQLQYQLGHDDVQTTLSVYSGLTESDKEKTADVFTSLVNF; the protein is encoded by the coding sequence ATGAGTATTAGAAAGCAAAATAATAAGACTTACACCGTTCGTATTTCTTATAGTGATAGTGATGGAAAGCGACGCGAAAAAAAGAAAAACGGGCTTGCGTCCCTTACCCTTGCTAAAAAGTGGGAACGCAAAGCCCTTGATGAAATAGATCAACTCAAGGAACATCAAGCCAAACAAAAGAAACGCGTTTTATTACGTGATGCCTACGAGATGTGGCTAGTGACCTACAAACTCAAAGTGGCTGACACAACGTTAAATAAAACAACTCGTTTCATGAATAACCACGTACTAACTGATCAGTGGTTCAAAGATAGTTATGTCGATGAGATAACACCTACAATCCTACAACAGTTTGTTAATGAATTGAGTACGATTGTTCAAAGTTATAATAAAAATCTTATGCCGTTCAAACGTACTATTGAGCAATGCGTTGTGATGGACTTAATCGAAATAAATCCATTTGATAAAATCATTAAGCCCAAATCTAAGCCATCCCCTATGTATACGGATAGACTTGATTTTTATACTGTTGAGCAGCTCAATCATTTTTTAAGCAGTGCCGAACAATTATATGGAACTGATGACAACAGATATAGGATATACACTTTATTCCGCTTGTTGGCTTTTACAGGAATGCGTCGAGGCGAACTATTGGCGTTAACATGGTCTGATATCGATTACAAAAACAGCCTGATCCACGTCACAAAAAATTTAGTGACTAGCGCGGGTGTAAAAGACAAAATACATCCACCAAAAACAAAAGCCGGCAAACGCGACGTGAAAATAGACAACAACACATTATCTGTTCTACGGCATTGGCAATCAATACAAGCCCGTTTAACGCTCTCTAGCGGTCTACAATCAACTGGAATAGTATTTACTAACGATGACCTAACAGGCTATCAGAACGTGAATAAACTTCGCTTGTGGCTTATTCAAATTGCTAAGGCGGCTGGTATGCCAAGAATTAAAGTTCACGGTTTCCGTCACACGTACGCTACATTAGCAATTCAAGCAGGGATGAACGTTAAACAATTACAGTATCAACTGGGGCATGATGATGTGCAAACAACCTTATCTGTTTACAGTGGTTTGACTGAAAGTGACAAGGAAAAGACGGCCGATGTATTTACGTCACTGGTTAATTTTTAA
- a CDS encoding integrase core domain-containing protein encodes MWFVSSLFEGTLQNSGIKHSYSRKGHPYDNARIESFHSLIKREMIYHEEYRTIDDVRVSVEWYVNWYNNSRINSRTDWLQTA; translated from the coding sequence GTGTGGTTTGTTTCCAGTCTGTTCGAAGGAACGTTGCAAAACTCTGGAATAAAGCACTCTTACTCCCGTAAGGGTCATCCTTACGATAATGCTCGTATCGAGAGCTTCCATTCGCTCATCAAGCGCGAAATGATTTATCACGAAGAGTACAGGACCATTGATGATGTCCGGGTGTCTGTCGAGTGGTACGTGAACTGGTACAACAACAGTCGCATCAACTCACGGACTGATTGGCTTCAGACCGCCTAG
- a CDS encoding heavy metal-binding domain-containing protein, whose protein sequence is MSEILITTTGNVAGYHVTKTHGEVFSLTTRSRNMFSTMGHVLGAKAVIMIRFDSSSANIGDSVAAYDTAVTIEKEI, encoded by the coding sequence ATGTCAGAAATTTTAATCACTACTACCGGAAATGTAGCAGGTTATCATGTAACTAAAACTCACGGTGAAGTGTTTAGCTTAACCACTCGATCACGTAACATGTTTTCAACCATGGGACATGTTTTAGGTGCCAAAGCAGTTATTATGATACGCTTTGATTCTTCATCGGCGAATATCGGTGATTCTGTAGCTGCCTACGATACTGCTGTGACTATTGAAAAAGAAATCTAA
- a CDS encoding helix-turn-helix domain-containing protein, protein MTVFERIKEVAKARGMNLKTVATNAGLSENALYRYNQGVEPKYPTLKAIADVLGVSVDYLLGNTDEMHSNKKDDMPIDLEETLSKLGPAVSFGGKELTDEQKLKFYEMAKLMFGE, encoded by the coding sequence ATGACTGTATTTGAACGAATAAAAGAAGTTGCAAAAGCAAGAGGAATGAACTTGAAGACGGTGGCCACAAATGCAGGCCTGTCAGAAAATGCTCTATACAGGTACAACCAAGGGGTTGAGCCAAAATACCCCACACTTAAAGCCATCGCGGACGTCCTCGGTGTATCAGTAGACTACCTATTAGGTAACACTGATGAGATGCACAGTAATAAGAAAGATGACATGCCTATTGACTTGGAAGAAACATTAAGCAAGCTTGGCCCTGCTGTTTCATTCGGTGGTAAGGAATTGACTGATGAACAAAAATTGAAGTTTTATGAAATGGCTAAGTTGATGTTTGGTGAATAG
- a CDS encoding ImmA/IrrE family metallo-endopeptidase, producing MTEEEIIDELLALASRNGIEVTNVTTHDDSSPDVAFPFIRRIMMNPNYQTSYSFVFRLAHEISHILFGDDDLLPYYRFSPFFLKAEENSANTNAIRLIARIVYHDVPAEQRNWIEFMDHLGLQSHFEFAVKQALYN from the coding sequence ATGACAGAAGAAGAAATTATTGATGAGTTGTTAGCCCTAGCCAGCAGAAATGGCATTGAAGTCACCAACGTGACGACACACGATGATTCATCTCCAGATGTAGCTTTCCCCTTCATAAGACGGATAATGATGAATCCAAATTACCAAACCAGCTATAGCTTTGTATTTCGACTTGCACACGAAATATCACATATACTCTTTGGCGATGATGATTTACTACCCTATTATCGCTTCTCTCCTTTCTTCTTGAAGGCTGAAGAAAACTCTGCCAACACAAATGCAATTCGCTTAATTGCCCGCATTGTGTACCATGACGTACCGGCTGAGCAACGTAACTGGATTGAATTTATGGATCACTTAGGTTTACAGTCTCATTTCGAGTTCGCAGTAAAGCAAGCTCTGTACAACTAA